The following are encoded together in the Mycolicibacterium arabiense genome:
- a CDS encoding CPBP family intramembrane glutamic endopeptidase, producing the protein MSETSALPADAVAHPLLGQLSALNHYRTYVDIGVVVVVLALTNLIAHFTTPWANVVTVPLAAAGLVALVRSRGLGWAELGLGREHWRSGAGYALAAVALVAAVIAIGVALPWTRPMFMNDHYATLSGAFLASMIIIPLQTVIPEELVFRGVLHGAMTRAWGFRGVAAAGSLLFGLWHVATSLGLTSSNVGFTRILGGGVAGMVAGVVLAVIATGAAGFVFTWLRGRSGSLIAPIALHWSLNGLGALAAALVWHVST; encoded by the coding sequence ATGTCCGAGACCAGTGCGCTGCCCGCCGATGCCGTTGCGCATCCGCTGCTGGGCCAGTTGTCCGCACTGAACCACTACCGCACCTACGTCGACATCGGCGTCGTGGTGGTGGTCCTCGCACTGACCAACCTCATTGCGCACTTCACCACGCCGTGGGCCAACGTCGTCACCGTGCCGCTGGCGGCGGCCGGTCTGGTGGCGCTGGTCCGCTCGCGCGGCCTGGGGTGGGCCGAATTGGGTCTCGGACGCGAGCACTGGAGGTCCGGCGCGGGTTACGCGCTGGCGGCCGTCGCGTTGGTCGCGGCGGTGATCGCGATCGGGGTCGCCCTGCCGTGGACGCGACCGATGTTCATGAACGACCACTACGCGACGTTGTCCGGGGCGTTCCTCGCCTCGATGATCATCATCCCGCTGCAGACGGTGATCCCCGAGGAACTCGTCTTCCGCGGCGTCCTGCACGGCGCGATGACGCGGGCGTGGGGTTTCCGCGGCGTGGCGGCCGCGGGGTCGTTGCTGTTCGGCCTGTGGCACGTCGCCACGTCACTCGGGCTGACGAGCAGCAACGTCGGCTTCACCCGCATCCTCGGCGGCGGCGTCGCGGGGATGGTCGCGGGCGTCGTGCTGGCCGTGATCGCCACGGGGGCAGCGGGTTTCGTCTTCACGTGGTTGCGCGGTCGTAGCGGCAGCCTGATCGCGCCGATCGCGCTGCACTGGTCGCTCAACGGTCTCGGTGCCCTGGCCGCGGCCCTGGTCTGGCACGTCTCGACCTGA
- a CDS encoding MFS transporter: MNIGARSTTGWRATIAVAMSNYIEAGSIIAIATSLAFWQAEFDISDFAVGLLAALSANAFGAAIGAILGGPLCDRFGRKAIYTYDLLVYMVGVLLAAFAVNFTMLLAAFVITGIAVGAGVPASWTYIAEQAPSEGRAKHVGTAQLAWSVGPLIGFALAAALAPLGLLGSRLIFLHLFVVAAVVWWVRQGLAESAIWTEEGSATAAQASGATASGQASVLGARGLRGLFSRRVNITALLFLGGIYLFWNTVAGQAGIFMPRVYDTAGLHSPVAQNMLQVLVWGCTVAATYFGFMRYADRMSQRRLYVIGAALGIVGWIVLVAFTDRGVPTMLAFAVLWGVSAGIGAQAFYSLWASELFATPYRASAQGVMFCVVRSFTGLLSYFFPTLLAVTGLTGVGLLLIGLLTVALVIGAVWAPETRGKTLRQIEVERYGKVESEVDGVTPPTTLADGTETEVATR; encoded by the coding sequence ATGAACATCGGAGCGCGCAGCACCACCGGATGGCGGGCGACCATCGCGGTCGCCATGTCCAACTACATCGAGGCAGGGTCGATCATCGCCATCGCGACCAGTCTCGCGTTCTGGCAGGCCGAGTTCGACATCAGCGACTTCGCCGTCGGACTGCTCGCCGCGTTGAGCGCCAACGCCTTCGGCGCAGCGATCGGCGCGATCCTCGGCGGGCCGCTATGCGACCGGTTCGGCCGCAAGGCGATCTACACTTACGACCTGCTGGTCTACATGGTCGGCGTGCTGCTCGCGGCCTTCGCCGTGAACTTCACCATGCTGCTGGCTGCATTCGTCATCACCGGCATCGCCGTTGGCGCAGGCGTACCGGCGTCGTGGACCTACATCGCCGAACAGGCACCGTCGGAGGGCCGCGCCAAGCACGTCGGCACCGCGCAGCTGGCGTGGTCGGTGGGACCGCTGATCGGCTTCGCGCTCGCCGCTGCGCTCGCGCCGCTGGGCCTACTGGGCTCGAGGCTGATCTTCCTGCACCTCTTCGTCGTCGCGGCGGTCGTCTGGTGGGTCCGCCAGGGCTTGGCCGAGTCGGCAATCTGGACCGAGGAGGGCTCCGCCACCGCCGCCCAGGCGAGCGGAGCGACGGCGAGCGGTCAGGCCTCGGTGCTCGGCGCCCGCGGCCTGCGGGGCCTGTTCTCGCGGCGGGTCAACATCACCGCGCTGCTGTTCCTCGGCGGCATCTACCTGTTCTGGAACACCGTCGCCGGTCAGGCCGGCATCTTCATGCCACGGGTGTACGACACCGCGGGCCTGCACAGCCCGGTAGCGCAGAACATGCTGCAGGTCCTGGTCTGGGGCTGCACGGTGGCGGCCACGTACTTCGGCTTCATGCGGTACGCCGACCGGATGTCGCAGCGACGGCTCTACGTCATCGGCGCCGCACTCGGCATCGTCGGCTGGATCGTGCTGGTGGCCTTCACCGACCGCGGCGTCCCCACGATGCTGGCGTTCGCGGTGCTGTGGGGCGTGTCGGCGGGCATCGGCGCCCAGGCGTTCTACAGCCTGTGGGCCAGCGAGCTGTTCGCCACGCCCTACCGGGCCAGCGCACAGGGCGTGATGTTCTGCGTGGTGCGCAGCTTCACCGGTTTGCTGAGCTACTTCTTCCCGACGTTGCTGGCCGTCACCGGCCTCACCGGGGTGGGTCTGCTGCTGATCGGCCTGCTCACGGTCGCCCTCGTGATCGGCGCCGTCTGGGCCCCGGAAACCCGCGGAAAGACGTTGCGTCAGATCGAAGTCGAGCGCTACGGGAAGGTGGAGAGTGAAGTCGACGGTGTCACCCCGCCGACGACACTGGCCGACGGAACCGAGACGGAGGTCGCGACACGATGA
- the rhaI gene encoding L-rhamnose isomerase, with product MNAQLDNLAIELPSWAFGNSGTRFKVFGTPGTPRTIEEKIADAAMVHRLTGMAPSVALHIPWDRVDDYGALGSYAAEHGVRLGTINSNTFQDDDYKFGSLTHTDKTVRQKAIDHHLACIEIMEQTGSRDLKIWLADGTNYPGQGDIRGRQDRLAESLATIYQHIGPGQRMVLEYKFFEPAMYMTDVPDWGTSYAHVSGLGERAKVCLDTGHHAPGTNIEFIVAQLLRLEKLGSFDFNSRFYADDDLIVGAADPFQLFRIMFEVIRGGGLAPGSDLALMLDQCHNVEAKIPGQIRSVLNVAEMTARALLVDTEALTAAQESGDVLTANAIVMDAFYTDVRPAVAQWRTERGLPADPMRAFAESGYQNTIDAERVGGTQSSWGA from the coding sequence ATGAACGCCCAACTCGACAACCTGGCCATCGAGCTGCCCTCCTGGGCGTTCGGCAACTCCGGCACGCGCTTCAAGGTCTTCGGCACACCGGGCACGCCGCGCACCATCGAGGAGAAGATCGCCGACGCAGCGATGGTCCACCGCCTGACCGGGATGGCGCCGAGCGTGGCGCTGCACATCCCGTGGGACCGGGTCGACGACTACGGGGCGCTCGGCTCGTACGCCGCCGAGCACGGTGTCCGGTTGGGCACCATCAACTCGAACACCTTCCAGGACGACGACTACAAGTTCGGCAGCCTCACCCACACCGACAAGACGGTGCGGCAGAAGGCCATCGACCACCATCTGGCCTGCATCGAGATCATGGAGCAGACGGGGTCTCGGGACCTCAAGATCTGGTTGGCCGACGGCACCAACTACCCCGGACAGGGCGACATCCGGGGCAGGCAGGACCGCCTCGCCGAATCGCTGGCGACGATCTACCAGCACATCGGGCCCGGTCAGCGAATGGTGTTGGAGTACAAGTTCTTCGAGCCGGCGATGTACATGACCGACGTGCCGGACTGGGGCACGTCCTACGCGCACGTCAGTGGGCTCGGGGAGCGGGCGAAGGTGTGCCTGGACACCGGTCACCACGCGCCGGGCACCAACATCGAGTTCATCGTCGCCCAGCTGTTGCGCTTGGAGAAGCTCGGCTCGTTCGACTTCAACTCGCGGTTCTACGCCGACGACGACCTCATCGTGGGGGCCGCCGACCCGTTCCAGCTGTTCCGGATCATGTTCGAGGTCATCCGGGGCGGCGGGCTCGCACCTGGGTCCGATCTGGCGTTGATGCTCGACCAGTGCCACAACGTCGAGGCCAAGATCCCCGGTCAGATCCGCTCCGTGCTCAACGTGGCCGAGATGACCGCCCGTGCCCTGCTGGTGGACACCGAGGCGCTGACCGCCGCGCAGGAGAGCGGTGACGTACTGACCGCGAACGCAATCGTGATGGACGCGTTCTACACCGACGTCCGGCCCGCGGTGGCGCAGTGGCGCACCGAGCGCGGACTGCCCGCAGACCCGATGCGTGCCTTCGCCGAATCGGGATACCAGAACACCATCGACGCCGAACGCGTCGGCGGCACCCAGTCCAGCTGGGGAGCGTGA
- a CDS encoding L-rhamnose mutarotase: protein MSDAVTDRVCFVLRLKPDRVDEYVEAHQHVWPEMLEALSDAGWRNYSLFVRPDDGLVVGYLETDDFAAAQASMAATEVNARWQAGMADFFDNPAGVAPDQAMRPLTEYFHLD, encoded by the coding sequence ATGAGCGACGCAGTGACCGACCGGGTGTGCTTCGTGCTCCGGCTCAAGCCGGACCGCGTCGACGAGTACGTCGAGGCCCACCAGCACGTCTGGCCGGAGATGCTCGAGGCGCTGAGCGACGCCGGCTGGCGCAACTACTCGCTGTTCGTCCGCCCCGACGACGGCCTGGTGGTCGGCTACCTCGAGACCGACGACTTCGCAGCGGCCCAGGCCTCGATGGCCGCCACCGAGGTCAACGCCCGCTGGCAGGCAGGCATGGCCGACTTCTTCGACAACCCGGCCGGCGTAGCGCCCGACCAGGCGATGCGACCGCTGACCGAGTACTTCCACCTCGACTGA
- a CDS encoding acetyl-CoA acetyltransferase yields the protein MTIDPRTPVLVGYGQVNQRETDPTVEPVDLMEAAARAAADPRVLEAVDSVRIVNLLSWRYRNPGLLLAQRIRAANAEGRYTSIGGNVPQSLVNQACLDIQSGKLDTVLIAGAETWRTRTRARAAGTKLEWTKQDDSVPEPPGADDEFQMAGDVEIGIKLDRPAYVYPMFEQAVRIDAGESPDEHRRRIGDLWARFSAVAEANPHAWSTEAVAAEDIWQPSPTNRMVSWPYTKLMNSNNMVDQGAALVLMSAEKATHLQISRDRWIFPYAGTDAHDTYLIGERAEFHRSPAIRIAGARALELAGVGIDDVDLVDVYSCFPSAVQVAARELGLALDDPARPLTVTGGLTFAGGPWNNYVSHSIATMAERLAAAPDTVGLITANGGYLTKHSFGIYGATPADEFRWQDVQSAVDAEPTRVAEGDWTGTGTVETWTTPFTREGTPEKAFVAVRTPSDTRALAVLTDASDAQASVDGDIAGAKVRVDVGGRATLL from the coding sequence GTGACCATCGATCCCCGCACGCCGGTACTCGTCGGCTACGGCCAGGTGAACCAGCGCGAGACCGATCCCACGGTCGAACCCGTCGACCTGATGGAGGCGGCCGCCCGCGCCGCGGCCGACCCGCGCGTGCTGGAGGCGGTGGACTCGGTGCGCATCGTCAACCTGTTGTCCTGGCGCTATCGGAATCCAGGTCTGCTTCTGGCGCAACGCATTCGAGCGGCGAATGCCGAGGGCCGGTACACCAGCATCGGTGGCAACGTGCCTCAGTCGCTGGTCAATCAGGCGTGCCTGGACATCCAGAGCGGCAAGCTGGACACGGTGCTGATCGCGGGTGCCGAGACGTGGCGGACCAGGACGCGCGCCCGTGCCGCGGGCACCAAGCTGGAGTGGACGAAGCAGGACGACTCGGTGCCGGAGCCGCCCGGTGCCGACGACGAGTTCCAGATGGCGGGCGACGTCGAGATCGGCATCAAGCTGGACCGTCCGGCGTACGTGTACCCGATGTTCGAGCAGGCGGTGCGGATCGACGCGGGGGAGTCGCCCGACGAGCACCGTCGCCGCATCGGGGACCTGTGGGCGCGCTTCAGCGCGGTCGCCGAGGCCAATCCGCATGCGTGGAGCACCGAAGCCGTTGCCGCCGAGGACATCTGGCAGCCCAGCCCGACGAATCGCATGGTGTCGTGGCCGTACACCAAGCTGATGAACTCCAACAACATGGTCGACCAGGGCGCGGCGCTGGTGCTGATGTCGGCGGAGAAGGCTACGCACCTTCAGATTTCGCGTGACCGCTGGATCTTCCCGTACGCAGGCACCGACGCCCACGACACCTATCTGATCGGCGAACGCGCCGAGTTCCATCGCTCGCCCGCGATCAGGATCGCCGGGGCGCGTGCGCTCGAACTCGCAGGCGTTGGCATCGACGACGTCGACCTCGTCGACGTGTACTCGTGCTTCCCGTCGGCGGTCCAGGTCGCCGCCCGCGAACTCGGGTTGGCGCTCGACGATCCGGCGCGGCCGCTGACCGTGACCGGTGGACTGACCTTCGCCGGCGGGCCGTGGAACAATTATGTGTCGCACTCCATCGCCACCATGGCCGAGCGTCTCGCGGCGGCACCGGACACGGTCGGACTGATCACCGCCAACGGCGGTTACCTGACCAAGCACAGCTTCGGCATCTACGGCGCCACGCCTGCCGACGAATTCCGGTGGCAGGACGTGCAATCGGCGGTCGACGCCGAGCCGACGCGGGTGGCCGAGGGCGACTGGACCGGTACCGGCACCGTCGAGACGTGGACGACGCCCTTCACCCGCGAGGGCACGCCGGAGAAGGCGTTCGTGGCCGTCCGCACGCCGTCGGACACGCGCGCGCTCGCCGTGCTCACCGACGCCTCCGACGCCCAGGCCAGCGTCGACGGGGACATCGCGGGTGCCAAGGTGCGCGTCGACGTCGGAGGCCGAGCCACGCTGCTGTAG
- a CDS encoding bifunctional aldolase/short-chain dehydrogenase, whose translation MTNGNDTVTELIARSNRLGADPKNTNYAGGNTSAKGSEVDPVTGAPVDLLWVKGSGGDLGTLTENGLAVLRLDRMRALVDVYPGVEREDEMVAAFDYCLHGRGGAAPSIDTAMHGLVDAAHVDHLHPDSGIALATAADGEALTKQIFGDRVIWVPWRRPGFQLGLDISEIKARNPQAIGTILGGHGITAWGDTSAEAEAHSLEIIDTVARYIEVNGRPEPFGAPLPGYGALPDAQRRTKAAELAPFLRGLVSTDRAQVGHFTDDPRVLEFLGAAEHPRLAALGTSCPDHFLRTKVKPLVLDLPADAPVEECRRRLAELHAAYRDDYRAYYERHASTDSPAMRGADPAIVLVPGVGMFSYGKDKQTARVAGEFYLNAINVMRGAEAISTYAPIDEAEKFRIEYWALEEAKLARMPKPKPLATRIALVTGAASGIGKAIATRLAAEGACVVIADLNAEKASAAAAGIGTADVAVGIAADVTDETAVQEAVDACVLAFGGIDIVVNNAGLSLSKSLLETTAEDWDLQHDVMARGSFLVSKAAARALIDQGLGGDIIYISSKNSVFAGPNNIAYSAAKADQAHQVRLLAAELGEHGVKVNGINPDGVVRGSGIFAGGWGAKRAAVYGVPEEELGAYYAQRTLLKREVLPENIANAAFALCTSDFSHTTGLHVPVDAGVAAAFLR comes from the coding sequence ATGACCAACGGCAATGACACCGTCACCGAACTGATCGCCCGGTCCAACCGGCTCGGCGCCGATCCGAAGAACACCAACTACGCCGGCGGCAACACCTCCGCCAAGGGGTCCGAGGTCGACCCGGTGACCGGGGCGCCGGTCGACCTCCTCTGGGTCAAGGGGTCCGGGGGAGACCTCGGCACCCTGACCGAGAACGGGCTGGCCGTCCTGCGGCTCGACAGGATGCGCGCACTCGTCGACGTGTATCCCGGCGTCGAGCGCGAGGACGAGATGGTCGCCGCCTTCGACTACTGCCTGCACGGCCGCGGCGGCGCAGCGCCGTCGATCGACACCGCGATGCACGGCCTGGTGGACGCCGCCCACGTCGATCACCTCCATCCCGATTCCGGCATCGCGCTGGCTACCGCCGCCGACGGCGAGGCGCTCACCAAGCAGATCTTCGGCGACCGGGTGATCTGGGTGCCCTGGCGACGCCCGGGTTTCCAACTCGGCCTCGACATCTCGGAGATCAAGGCGCGCAACCCCCAGGCGATCGGCACGATCCTGGGCGGACACGGCATCACCGCGTGGGGCGACACCTCGGCCGAGGCCGAGGCGCATTCGCTGGAGATCATCGACACCGTCGCCCGCTACATCGAGGTCAACGGCCGGCCTGAGCCGTTCGGCGCGCCGCTGCCCGGCTACGGGGCGCTGCCCGATGCGCAGCGCCGCACCAAGGCCGCCGAACTCGCGCCGTTCCTGCGCGGCCTGGTGTCGACGGACCGCGCGCAGGTCGGACACTTCACCGACGATCCACGGGTGCTCGAATTCCTGGGCGCCGCCGAACATCCGAGGCTCGCGGCGCTCGGGACCAGCTGCCCCGACCACTTCCTGCGGACCAAGGTCAAGCCCTTGGTGCTCGACCTGCCTGCCGATGCGCCGGTCGAGGAGTGCCGCCGCAGGCTGGCGGAACTGCACGCGGCCTACCGCGACGACTACCGGGCGTACTACGAGCGGCATGCCTCGACCGACAGCCCGGCCATGCGTGGCGCCGACCCCGCGATCGTCCTCGTGCCAGGCGTCGGCATGTTCAGCTACGGCAAGGACAAGCAAACCGCCCGGGTGGCGGGGGAGTTCTACCTCAACGCCATCAACGTGATGCGCGGCGCCGAGGCGATCTCGACCTACGCGCCGATCGACGAAGCGGAGAAGTTCCGCATCGAGTACTGGGCGCTGGAGGAGGCCAAACTCGCGCGCATGCCCAAACCCAAGCCACTGGCCACCCGCATCGCGCTGGTGACCGGGGCGGCGTCGGGCATCGGCAAGGCCATCGCGACGCGTCTGGCCGCCGAGGGGGCATGCGTCGTGATCGCCGATCTGAACGCCGAGAAGGCATCGGCCGCCGCAGCCGGGATCGGCACCGCCGACGTCGCGGTCGGCATCGCCGCGGACGTCACCGACGAGACCGCCGTCCAAGAGGCGGTGGACGCCTGCGTGCTGGCGTTCGGTGGCATCGACATCGTCGTGAACAACGCCGGTCTGTCGCTGTCGAAGTCGTTGCTGGAGACCACGGCCGAGGATTGGGATCTGCAACACGACGTGATGGCACGCGGTTCGTTCCTGGTATCGAAGGCGGCCGCGCGGGCGCTGATCGACCAGGGCCTCGGCGGCGACATCATCTACATCTCCTCGAAGAACTCGGTGTTCGCCGGCCCGAACAACATCGCGTACTCGGCCGCCAAGGCCGATCAGGCGCACCAGGTGCGGTTGCTCGCGGCCGAACTGGGCGAGCACGGCGTCAAGGTCAACGGCATCAACCCCGATGGCGTGGTGCGCGGTTCCGGCATCTTCGCCGGCGGGTGGGGCGCGAAGCGGGCCGCGGTGTACGGGGTGCCGGAGGAGGAATTGGGCGCGTACTACGCCCAGCGCACGCTGCTCAAGCGAGAGGTGTTGCCGGAGAACATCGCCAATGCGGCGTTCGCGCTGTGTACGTCGGACTTCTCTCATACGACGGGGTTGCACGTGCCGGTGGATGCGGGCGTGGCAGCAGCGTTTCTCCGATGA
- a CDS encoding CaiB/BaiF CoA-transferase family protein, giving the protein MPVLDRCQLLAAMRVLDVGGAKSDGVGRLLADLGADVLKVEPPGGAAARTARPTVAGVGIAFAIDNANKRCTVLDPAADRDRFLDLVAEADVLVDGGRPGGCAAFGTTAADLADRFPHLVALSMTDFGSTGPYASWSATDAVLCAMSTALSRSGPTAGRPVLPPLGIASATAAVQAAWAVLVAYRHRLRTGTGEHVDFSRFEAVVQTLDPPFGSEGQAAVGQKASNQLWRGRPRNQQIYPTFPCRDGHVRICLLSPRQWRAMREWLGEPEQFSDPKFDTIGARYAASAELNALIASLFAEQTMGHLVDEGQARGVPIAAVLDPAEALASEHFRAVRALTSAEFADGVRLDVPTGAFVVDRARAGLREPAPAVGTDTARWLAAGPTAAAPEEPTARRPLDDLLILDLGVIVAGGELGRLFADMGADVVKVESAAYPDGLRQTPPGQPMSRSWALTHRNERSLGIDLRHPDGAAVFRGLVASADAVFANFKPGTLDALGLSFDELRALNPNVVLAESSAFGADGPWSGRMGYGPLVRATTGVSRLWSDQTPGGSGGAFFDATTIFPDHVAAKITAIAALAALIGRPEDATRVHVSQAEVAINQLAAAYVVDAARASGAALDDDAAVHAVLPCAGDDEWCVVSVSSDDRRRALLGVIDSPAVDLVAGLASWTARRDKADAARTLQEAGVPAGPMYRAADVLADPQIVERAVFTEASHPLFPAPMPTETRPARYRHLPDADLRPAPMPGEHTRAICAEILQMPAGLIDELITAGALFEWTRPDADPHPRIGTAE; this is encoded by the coding sequence ATGCCCGTGCTTGACAGGTGTCAGCTCTTGGCCGCGATGCGGGTCCTCGACGTGGGTGGCGCCAAGTCCGACGGCGTCGGGCGACTGCTGGCCGATCTGGGCGCCGACGTGCTGAAGGTGGAGCCGCCCGGCGGAGCGGCGGCGCGCACGGCCCGTCCGACCGTGGCCGGGGTCGGCATCGCGTTCGCCATCGACAACGCCAATAAGCGCTGCACCGTCCTCGACCCTGCCGCCGATCGCGACCGGTTCCTGGACCTGGTCGCCGAGGCCGACGTGCTCGTCGACGGCGGTCGACCCGGTGGCTGCGCGGCCTTCGGGACCACGGCTGCCGACCTGGCCGACCGCTTCCCGCACCTCGTCGCGCTGTCGATGACCGACTTCGGGAGCACCGGGCCGTATGCGTCGTGGAGCGCGACCGATGCGGTGCTGTGCGCGATGTCGACCGCGCTGTCGCGCTCGGGTCCGACGGCGGGCCGACCGGTCCTGCCCCCGTTGGGCATCGCGTCGGCCACGGCCGCCGTGCAGGCGGCGTGGGCCGTGCTCGTCGCCTACCGCCATCGGTTGCGCACCGGCACGGGGGAGCACGTCGACTTCTCCCGCTTCGAGGCGGTCGTGCAGACCCTCGACCCGCCGTTCGGCTCCGAAGGTCAAGCGGCCGTGGGGCAGAAGGCGTCGAACCAGTTGTGGCGTGGCCGTCCCCGGAATCAGCAGATCTACCCGACGTTTCCCTGCCGGGACGGGCACGTCCGGATCTGCCTGCTCTCGCCGAGGCAGTGGCGGGCGATGCGGGAATGGCTCGGCGAGCCGGAGCAGTTCTCCGACCCGAAGTTCGACACCATCGGCGCGCGCTACGCGGCGTCGGCCGAACTGAACGCGCTGATCGCCTCGCTGTTCGCCGAGCAGACGATGGGTCATCTGGTCGACGAGGGCCAGGCCCGCGGCGTGCCGATCGCTGCGGTGCTCGACCCGGCCGAGGCACTGGCCTCCGAGCACTTCCGCGCCGTGCGCGCGCTGACTTCCGCGGAGTTCGCAGACGGCGTCCGGCTCGACGTGCCGACCGGGGCGTTCGTCGTCGATCGCGCCCGCGCCGGGCTGCGCGAACCGGCGCCCGCGGTCGGAACGGACACCGCACGGTGGCTCGCTGCGGGGCCCACCGCAGCCGCACCCGAGGAGCCGACGGCTCGACGACCGCTCGACGACCTGCTGATTCTCGACCTCGGCGTCATCGTCGCCGGTGGCGAACTCGGCAGGCTGTTCGCCGACATGGGCGCCGACGTCGTCAAGGTGGAGAGCGCCGCCTATCCCGACGGGCTCCGGCAGACGCCGCCCGGCCAGCCGATGAGCCGGTCTTGGGCGCTGACCCACCGCAACGAGCGCAGCCTCGGCATCGACCTGCGCCACCCCGACGGTGCCGCGGTGTTCCGCGGTCTGGTCGCCTCGGCCGACGCGGTGTTCGCCAACTTCAAGCCGGGCACGCTGGATGCGCTCGGCTTGTCCTTCGACGAACTGCGGGCGCTCAACCCAAACGTCGTGCTGGCAGAGAGCAGCGCCTTCGGTGCCGACGGGCCGTGGAGCGGCCGGATGGGGTACGGCCCCCTGGTACGTGCCACCACCGGCGTCAGCAGGCTGTGGTCGGACCAGACGCCCGGCGGTTCCGGCGGCGCGTTCTTCGACGCCACGACCATCTTCCCCGATCACGTCGCGGCGAAGATCACCGCGATCGCGGCGCTGGCGGCACTGATCGGCCGTCCCGAGGACGCGACGCGCGTGCACGTGTCCCAAGCCGAGGTGGCCATCAACCAACTCGCGGCGGCCTACGTCGTCGACGCCGCCCGCGCGTCGGGCGCCGCGCTCGACGACGACGCCGCCGTCCACGCGGTGCTGCCGTGCGCAGGTGACGACGAATGGTGCGTCGTCTCGGTTTCCTCCGACGACCGCCGCCGCGCGCTGCTGGGCGTCATCGATTCGCCGGCAGTGGATCTCGTCGCCGGGTTGGCATCGTGGACCGCCCGCCGGGACAAGGCCGACGCCGCACGGACGCTGCAGGAGGCGGGCGTGCCCGCGGGCCCGATGTACCGCGCGGCCGACGTGCTGGCCGATCCGCAGATCGTCGAGCGGGCCGTCTTCACCGAGGCGAGCCATCCACTGTTCCCTGCGCCCATGCCCACCGAGACGCGGCCGGCGCGCTACCGCCACCTGCCCGACGCCGACCTGCGGCCCGCGCCGATGCCCGGCGAGCACACCCGGGCGATCTGCGCCGAGATCCTGCAGATGCCGGCCGGTTTGATCGACGAATTGATTACCGCGGGCGCGCTATTCGAGTGGACCCGACCGGACGCCGACCCCCACCCTCGCATCGGCACCGCCGAGTGA